A window of the Coturnix japonica isolate 7356 chromosome 12, Coturnix japonica 2.1, whole genome shotgun sequence genome harbors these coding sequences:
- the THUMPD3 gene encoding THUMP domain-containing protein 3 isoform X1, whose product MAEAEAAGPDAAGDGAGEERLAVIGATVPTGFEAMAAAEVQEKLGSASRISRDRGKIYFEVPAHSLPEVHQLRSVDNLFVVVQEFKDYQFKETKEDALKDLEDLVKKLPWDDPLKIWELNNGLKKKKTKRKKQNVQQTASKGELQDGTGEEKEHRAAGGQEDCTTNMAGDGQSGEEMQGDASQNEEDDNELSEAKNELHASSGAETKAGEDKKDGGDVKVLKFRVTCNRAGDKHSFTSNEAARDFGGAVQEHFQWKADMTNFDVEVLLNIHNNEVVVGIALTEESLHRRNITHFGPTTLRSTLAYGMLRLCDPQPTDIIIDPMCGTGAIPIEGAMEWPGCFHVAGDNNPQAVKRAASNICSLLKKNESKESSASLGAPLDIVQWDICNLPLRTGSVDVIVTDMPFGKRIGSKKKNWDLYPACLMEMGRICTPGTGRAVLLTQDKKCFIKALSRLGHIWRKSHTVWVNVGGLHAAVYLLKRTWERVEENKSFW is encoded by the exons ATGGCGGAGGCGGAGGCGGCCGGTCCGGATGCGGCCGGGGATGGCGCTGGCGAGGAGCGGTTGGCCGTTATCGGCGCCACCGTGCCCACCGGGTTCGAGGCGATGGCGGCCGCGGAGGTGCAGGAGAAGCTCGGCTCCGCGTCCCGGATCAGCAGGGACCGCGGGAAGATCTACTTCGAGGTGCCGGCCCACAGCCTGCCCGAG GTCCATCAGCTGAGGTCTGTGGATAATTTGTTTGTTGTCGTTCAGGAGTTCAAAGATTATCAGTTTAAAGAAACCAAG GAAGATGCTTTAAAAGATTTGGAAGATTTGGTTAAAAAACTGCCTTGGGACGATCCTCTGAAAATCTGGGAGCTGAACAAtggcttaaaaaagaaaaagacaaaacgCAAAAAGCAGAATGTGCAGCAAACTGCAAGCAAAGGGGAGCTGCAGGACGGCACAGGGGAGGAaaaggagcacagagctgcgGGTGGGCAGGAGGACTGCACCACTAACATGGCAGGAGATGGCCAGAGTGGAGAAGAGATGCAAGGAGATGCCTCACAAAATGAGGAGGATGATAATGAACTCTCAGAGGCTAAAAATGAACTGCATGCCAGTTCTGGGGCTGAGACAAAGGCAGGAGAAGATAAGAAAGATGGAGGAGATGTGAAGGTGTTAAAGTTTCGCGTTACATGCAATAGAGCTGGAGACAAGCACAGTTTTACATCAAATGAGGCTGCAAGAGACTTCGGAGGAGCTGTACAGGAGCACTTCCAGTGGAAGGCCGACATGACCAACTTTGATGTAGAG GTACTCCTGAATATTCACAACAATGAAGTAGTTGTGGGCATTGCATTAACTGAGGAGAGTCtccacagaagaaatattacaCATTTCGGACCCACAACCCTTCGCTCAACTCTTGCTTATGGCATGCTTAG ACTCTGTGATCCCCAGCCAACAGATATCATCATTGATCCAATGTGCGGTACAGGTGCAATACCAATAGAG GGAGCGATGGAATGGCCTGGTTGCTTCCACGTTGCTGGTGATAACAACCCACAAGCTGTAAAGAGAGCAGCAAGCAATATCTGCTCtttgctaaagaaaaatgaaagtaaggAAAG cAGTGCTTCCCTGGGCGCACCCTTAGACATCGTTCAGTGGGATATTTGCAATCTCCCCTTGCGGACTGGCTCTGTGGATGTCATTGTGACCGACATGCCTTTTGGGAAAAG GATAGGGTCAAAGAAGAAGAACTGGGATCTCTATCCAGCCTGCCTCATGGAGATGGGGCGGATCTGCACACCAGGCACAGgtagagctgtgctgctgactcAGGACAAGAAATGCTTCATCAAG GCCTTGTCGAGACTGGGACACATCTGGCGCAAAAGTCACACAGTGTGGGTGAAT
- the THUMPD3 gene encoding THUMP domain-containing protein 3 isoform X2, producing MAEAEAAGPDAAGDGAGEERLAVIGATVPTGFEAMAAAEVQEKLGSASRISRDRGKIYFEVPAHSLPEVHQLRSVDNLFVVVQEFKDYQFKETKEDALKDLEDLVKKLPWDDPLKIWELNNGLKKKKTKRKKQNVQQTASKGELQDGTGEEKEHRAAGGQEDCTTNMAGDGQSGEEMQGDASQNEEDDNELSEAKNELHASSGAETKAGEDKKDGGDVKVLKFRVTCNRAGDKHSFTSNEAARDFGGAVQEHFQWKADMTNFDVEVLLNIHNNEVVVGIALTEESLHRRNITHFGPTTLRSTLAYGMLRLCDPQPTDIIIDPMCGTGAIPIEGAMEWPGCFHVAGDNNPQAVKRAASNICSLLKKNESKESASLGAPLDIVQWDICNLPLRTGSVDVIVTDMPFGKRIGSKKKNWDLYPACLMEMGRICTPGTGRAVLLTQDKKCFIKALSRLGHIWRKSHTVWVNVGGLHAAVYLLKRTWERVEENKSFW from the exons ATGGCGGAGGCGGAGGCGGCCGGTCCGGATGCGGCCGGGGATGGCGCTGGCGAGGAGCGGTTGGCCGTTATCGGCGCCACCGTGCCCACCGGGTTCGAGGCGATGGCGGCCGCGGAGGTGCAGGAGAAGCTCGGCTCCGCGTCCCGGATCAGCAGGGACCGCGGGAAGATCTACTTCGAGGTGCCGGCCCACAGCCTGCCCGAG GTCCATCAGCTGAGGTCTGTGGATAATTTGTTTGTTGTCGTTCAGGAGTTCAAAGATTATCAGTTTAAAGAAACCAAG GAAGATGCTTTAAAAGATTTGGAAGATTTGGTTAAAAAACTGCCTTGGGACGATCCTCTGAAAATCTGGGAGCTGAACAAtggcttaaaaaagaaaaagacaaaacgCAAAAAGCAGAATGTGCAGCAAACTGCAAGCAAAGGGGAGCTGCAGGACGGCACAGGGGAGGAaaaggagcacagagctgcgGGTGGGCAGGAGGACTGCACCACTAACATGGCAGGAGATGGCCAGAGTGGAGAAGAGATGCAAGGAGATGCCTCACAAAATGAGGAGGATGATAATGAACTCTCAGAGGCTAAAAATGAACTGCATGCCAGTTCTGGGGCTGAGACAAAGGCAGGAGAAGATAAGAAAGATGGAGGAGATGTGAAGGTGTTAAAGTTTCGCGTTACATGCAATAGAGCTGGAGACAAGCACAGTTTTACATCAAATGAGGCTGCAAGAGACTTCGGAGGAGCTGTACAGGAGCACTTCCAGTGGAAGGCCGACATGACCAACTTTGATGTAGAG GTACTCCTGAATATTCACAACAATGAAGTAGTTGTGGGCATTGCATTAACTGAGGAGAGTCtccacagaagaaatattacaCATTTCGGACCCACAACCCTTCGCTCAACTCTTGCTTATGGCATGCTTAG ACTCTGTGATCCCCAGCCAACAGATATCATCATTGATCCAATGTGCGGTACAGGTGCAATACCAATAGAG GGAGCGATGGAATGGCCTGGTTGCTTCCACGTTGCTGGTGATAACAACCCACAAGCTGTAAAGAGAGCAGCAAGCAATATCTGCTCtttgctaaagaaaaatgaaagtaaggAAAG TGCTTCCCTGGGCGCACCCTTAGACATCGTTCAGTGGGATATTTGCAATCTCCCCTTGCGGACTGGCTCTGTGGATGTCATTGTGACCGACATGCCTTTTGGGAAAAG GATAGGGTCAAAGAAGAAGAACTGGGATCTCTATCCAGCCTGCCTCATGGAGATGGGGCGGATCTGCACACCAGGCACAGgtagagctgtgctgctgactcAGGACAAGAAATGCTTCATCAAG GCCTTGTCGAGACTGGGACACATCTGGCGCAAAAGTCACACAGTGTGGGTGAAT